One segment of Carya illinoinensis cultivar Pawnee chromosome 13, C.illinoinensisPawnee_v1, whole genome shotgun sequence DNA contains the following:
- the LOC122291987 gene encoding ACT domain-containing protein ACR9-like, giving the protein MGLPSDDIVVIEKGNEKGNGKDEPFVITINCPDKMGLGCDICRIILEFGLYITKGDVSTDGRWCYIILWVVPRSSSLILRWSNIKDRLQSICPSCLVSFYFDQPSTRSMSSVVYLLKFFCLDRKGLLHDVTHVLCELELKIQRVKVMTIPDGRVLDLFFIMDSMEILHTKTRQDETLEQLHAVLGESCISCELQLAGPEYECHQGISSLSPVVAEELFRCEFSDKEICSQALSPDMAILKKASVTIDNSLSPVHTLLQIHCADHKGLLYDIMRTLKDCNIQIAYGRFSPNTKGHRDLDLFIRQNDGKKIVDPEKQNALCSRLKEEMLHPLRVIIANRGPETELLVANPVELSGEGRPRVFYDVTLALKLLGICIFTAEIGRHSTSDREWEVYRFLLDENCKFQLSNMIARSQIVDRVRRTLMGW; this is encoded by the exons ATGGGACTACCGAGCGACGACATCGTCGTGATCGAGAAGGGAAATGAGAAGGGAAATGGGAAGGACGAACCCTTCGTCATCACGATCAATTGCCCCGATAAAATGGGACTCGGATGCGATATTTGCAGAATAATCCTTGAATTCGGTCTCTACATAACTAAAGGAG ATGTTTCCACTGATGGGAGGTGGTGCTACATTATATTATGGGTAGTTCCTCGTTCCAGCTCCCTCATCTTGCGATGGTCGAATATAAAAGACCGCCTCCAATCAATATGCCCATCATGTTTGGTGTCGTTTTACTTTGACCAACCATCTACACGCTCAATGTCCTCTGTAGTTTACCTACTGAAGTTTTTTTGCCTTGACCGGAAAGGGCTGCTACATG ACGTTACGCATGTTCTCTGCGAGCTTGAGCTTAAAATTCAAAGAGTCAAAGTGATGACGATTCCAGATGGCAGAGTTCTTGACCTCTTCTTCATTATGGATAGCAT GGAGATTCTACACACAAAGACGCGACAAGATGAGACATTGGAACAATTGCATGCTGTCTTGGGTGAGTCCTGTATCAGCTGTGAACTTCAGTTGGCAGGTCCCGAGTATGAATGCCATCAGGGgatttcttctctttctcctgTAGTAGCTGAGGAGCTATTTAGATGTGAGTTTTCAGATAAGGAAATCTGCTCTCAAGCTCTTAGTCCAGATATGGCAATATTGAAGAAGGCTAGTGTGACCATAGACAATTCATTGAGTCCAGTTCATACCTTACTTCAAATACACTGCGCTGATCACAAGGGTCTATTATATGACATCATGAGAACTTTGAAAGATTGCAATATTCAG ATAGCTTATGGTCGATTCTCACCAAATACAAAGGGCCATCGTGATTTGGACCTATTTATTCGGCAAAATGATGGGAAAAAGATTGTGGATCCTGAGAAGCAGAATGCATTGTGTTCTCGTTTGAAAGAGGAAATGCTTCATCCGTTGCGTGTCATTATTGCAAACCGAGGACCAGAAACCGAATTGCTGGTTGCTAATCCAGTTGAGTTATCTGGAGAGGGAAGACCTCGAGTTTTCTATGATGTTACACTTGCTCTAAAATTACTTGGGATCTGCATTTTCACG GCTGAAATAGGAAGGCATTCAACATCAGATCGTGAATGGGAGGTCTACAGATTTCTTCTGGATGAGAACTGCAAATTTCAGTTATCCAATATGATAGCTAGGAGTCAGATTGTAGACAGAGTCAGAAGAACATTGATGGGTTGgtga
- the LOC122293003 gene encoding histone H4, with protein sequence MSGRGKGGKGLGKGGAKRHRKVLRDNIQGITKPAIRRLARRGGVKRISGLIYEETRGVLKIFLENVIRDAVTYTEHARRKTVTAMDVVYALKRQGRTLYGFGG encoded by the coding sequence ATGTCGGGTCGTGGAAAGGGCGGTAAGGGCTTGGGTAAGGGAGGTGCAAAGAGGCATCGTAAGGTTCTCCGCGATAACATCCAGGGTATCACCAAGCCCGCGATTCGCCGTTTGGCTCGCAGGGGTGGTGTGAAGCGTATTAGTGGTCTGATCTACGAGGAGACCCGAGGGGTTCTCAAGATCTTCTTGGAGAATGTCATCCGCGATGCTGTGACGTACACTGAGCACGCTAGGAGGAAGACCGTGACGGCTATGGATGTGGTTTACGCCTTGAAGAGGCAGGGAAGGACCCTCTATGGGTTTGGTGGTTAG